A stretch of the Bdellovibrio sp. 22V genome encodes the following:
- a CDS encoding carboxymuconolactone decarboxylase family protein, translating into MSQRLNYAEMAPELTRKLTEMSMSLDKLSLSPTILALAHHRASQINGCAFCLDLDVKKAKLRGERELRVYHISVWRDSPLFTEQERAALEWTEAVTKLTDRGISDEIFESVSKHFSQKELSELTFAIGIINTWNRLNVAFRTTPGALDAMLGLTKSGLN; encoded by the coding sequence ATGAGCCAAAGATTAAATTACGCAGAAATGGCCCCCGAACTTACAAGAAAATTGACCGAAATGAGCATGTCTCTGGATAAACTCTCGCTCAGTCCAACAATCCTTGCTTTAGCCCATCACCGCGCCTCGCAAATAAATGGCTGCGCGTTCTGCTTGGATTTGGATGTTAAAAAAGCCAAACTTCGCGGCGAAAGAGAACTGCGCGTTTATCATATTTCCGTGTGGAGAGACTCTCCCTTGTTCACGGAGCAGGAACGGGCGGCTCTTGAATGGACAGAGGCTGTCACGAAACTTACAGATCGTGGAATCTCTGATGAAATCTTCGAAAGTGTTAGCAAACATTTTTCCCAGAAAGAACTTTCAGAACTGACATTCGCGATTGGCATTATAAATACATGGAATCGGCTTAATGTTGCTTTCCGCACGACTCCCGGAGCTTTGGATGCGATGTTAGGTCTTACAAAATCCGGCCTGAACTAA
- the sigJ gene encoding RNA polymerase sigma factor SigJ has product MGTQNSYIQEWERLFAEHRSYLISFAFRMTGSLSEAEDIVQDVFIECAEVNPTSIQNPKSWLTKVCSNRALDHLKLAYKKRETYPGTWLPDAVPDSFQIWGNLANNDSPDKNILLSQSLTTSFLLLIEKLTPEERVVYLLNEVFEYPFKDIAEVLKKSEEACRKIAERARKAVLSGRSKFVPQPVGAEKVIAQFFDLAKQGNSAGLMDLLAEGSEFWSDGGGKVAAVRDVVTDTARIAEFFKGVWTSKFFKGDDYKVEYQMVNLLPGVVISRKSEDGWVFETIMSFEIQDGKIVRIYSQRNPDKLNVLTKIQ; this is encoded by the coding sequence ATGGGAACTCAAAATAGTTATATTCAAGAATGGGAACGTCTCTTTGCGGAACATAGATCTTATTTGATCTCGTTTGCTTTTAGAATGACGGGGAGCTTATCTGAGGCAGAGGACATCGTACAGGATGTTTTCATTGAGTGCGCGGAAGTGAACCCTACCTCTATACAGAATCCTAAGTCGTGGCTGACAAAGGTATGCTCCAACAGAGCGCTGGATCATTTGAAGCTCGCTTATAAGAAGCGTGAGACTTATCCGGGCACTTGGCTTCCCGATGCCGTTCCTGACAGCTTTCAAATCTGGGGCAATCTGGCGAACAATGATTCTCCGGATAAAAATATTCTTCTGTCCCAGAGTTTGACGACGTCGTTTTTACTTTTAATTGAAAAACTCACTCCTGAAGAGCGCGTTGTATATCTTTTAAATGAGGTTTTTGAATATCCTTTTAAAGATATCGCGGAAGTTCTTAAAAAATCCGAAGAAGCCTGTCGCAAGATCGCTGAAAGAGCGCGCAAGGCCGTTCTTTCGGGAAGATCTAAATTTGTGCCACAACCAGTGGGTGCCGAAAAAGTGATCGCACAGTTTTTTGATCTAGCAAAACAGGGAAATAGCGCCGGTTTGATGGACCTTCTTGCCGAAGGCTCTGAGTTCTGGTCTGACGGCGGAGGAAAAGTTGCCGCAGTAAGAGATGTCGTTACAGATACGGCGCGCATTGCCGAATTCTTCAAAGGAGTTTGGACTTCTAAGTTCTTTAAAGGCGATGACTATAAGGTGGAGTATCAGATGGTGAACCTCTTGCCGGGCGTGGTTATTTCCAGAAAATCTGAAGACGGCTGGGTCTTTGAAACAATTATGTCTTTTGAAATTCAAGATGGAAAGATCGTCCGCATTTACTCGCAGAGAAATCCCGACAAACTGAATGTTTTAACAAAGATTCAGTAG
- a CDS encoding DJ-1/PfpI family protein, whose translation MSKKLVIYLPEGFADWEGSFLMPELVQNKKSFVTVSETGNDVLSIGRLKVKPEAALSSISIDEIEGLVLIGSDTWSDSSQNQKVLKLAGDLLKKGTLVAAICGATVAMAREGLLNERNHTSNFLPLLKQLVPAYRGEKNYKNDLAVTDGNLITASGVGALEFTMHLMRALNIYTEEKRQQWFALYKNGVHPPMEFWS comes from the coding sequence ATGTCTAAAAAACTTGTCATCTATTTGCCTGAAGGTTTCGCAGATTGGGAAGGCTCCTTTCTTATGCCGGAACTCGTGCAGAATAAGAAATCTTTTGTGACTGTTTCAGAAACTGGAAATGACGTTCTGTCTATCGGCCGCCTCAAGGTGAAACCAGAGGCGGCTCTTTCTTCTATTTCGATAGATGAAATTGAAGGGCTCGTCCTTATTGGCAGTGACACTTGGTCAGATTCTTCGCAGAACCAGAAGGTTTTGAAATTAGCAGGAGATCTTTTAAAAAAAGGGACTCTGGTTGCGGCGATTTGCGGCGCTACGGTCGCAATGGCCAGAGAAGGTCTGTTGAATGAAAGAAATCACACAAGCAACTTCTTACCTTTGTTGAAACAATTGGTTCCTGCTTATCGTGGTGAAAAAAATTATAAGAACGACCTTGCTGTGACGGATGGAAATCTTATCACCGCTTCCGGCGTGGGCGCGCTTGAATTTACAATGCACCTCATGCGGGCGTTGAATATTTATACGGAAGAAAAACGCCAGCAGTGGTTTGCTCTCTATAAAAATGGAGTTCATCCACCGATGGAATTTTGGTCTTAA
- a CDS encoding arsenate reductase family protein — protein sequence MSAWTFYHNPNCSKSREAFALLKEKGVDFKVVEYLKTPLSRAELQELANQLTTPVSSLVRTKEDDYIQTPFDVNSVGEVIAHLEKYPRLMERPILQGNGRAVIGRPTENILTILLKD from the coding sequence ATGTCTGCTTGGACGTTTTATCACAACCCGAATTGCAGTAAGAGTCGTGAAGCCTTCGCTCTTTTAAAAGAAAAAGGCGTTGATTTTAAGGTTGTGGAATATTTAAAGACACCTCTTTCAAGGGCAGAGTTGCAAGAGCTTGCCAATCAGCTCACCACGCCGGTTTCTTCTTTGGTTCGCACTAAAGAAGATGACTATATTCAAACGCCTTTTGATGTGAATTCCGTCGGTGAAGTTATTGCTCACTTAGAAAAGTATCCGCGCTTGATGGAAAGACCCATTCTGCAAGGTAATGGCCGAGCGGTGATCGGTCGGCCGACAGAAAATATTTTAACAATTCTACTGAAAGATTAA
- a CDS encoding pentapeptide repeat-containing protein, which produces MEYVVVSEDNLPALLEEQRTELSGFDFQEINLTEANLKSAVFVDCKFTKCNLANVSLLNVVLRGVLFENSNLMGVNWADVRKNGDYHFSGCKLDYGCFQSMDLRGMKFENCSVREADFSGANLSKANFGGSLLSGTSFANANLEKADFRGAKSYFIDPKFVKLKEAKFSFPEALVLIQALGVEVEM; this is translated from the coding sequence GTGGAATACGTCGTAGTATCGGAGGACAATTTGCCGGCGCTCCTCGAAGAGCAAAGAACGGAACTTTCCGGCTTTGACTTCCAAGAAATTAACTTAACGGAAGCCAATCTGAAATCTGCAGTTTTTGTGGATTGTAAATTCACGAAATGCAATCTTGCGAATGTCTCTCTTTTAAATGTAGTCCTTCGTGGAGTTCTTTTCGAAAACAGCAACTTGATGGGTGTTAATTGGGCCGACGTGCGAAAAAATGGGGACTATCATTTTTCAGGATGTAAACTGGACTATGGCTGTTTTCAGTCGATGGACTTGCGCGGAATGAAATTTGAAAACTGCTCTGTCAGAGAAGCAGACTTTTCCGGAGCTAATCTTTCTAAAGCGAACTTTGGTGGAAGTCTCCTTTCTGGAACTTCATTTGCCAACGCAAACCTGGAAAAGGCGGACTTCAGAGGTGCTAAGAGTTATTTTATAGATCCCAAGTTCGTGAAGCTAAAAGAAGCCAAATTTTCCTTCCCAGAAGCGCTCGTCTTGATTCAGGCTTTAGGAGTTGAAGTAGAGATGTAA
- a CDS encoding DUF488 domain-containing protein, with protein MSLPFFTVGHSTRTIEEFVELLKAGGVEIVVDVRRVPRSRTNPQYNKDVLPKNLAPYKIDYHQIAELGGLRSKPKSVPTDLNGFWENRSFHNYADYALSKEFLLGMETLIKLGRKKRCAIMCSEAVWWRCHRRIIADYLLAHGENVFHLMGPNRVEVARLTEGAYIQSPQEVIYPAVTSHYISTSTPKA; from the coding sequence CTGAGCCTGCCGTTTTTTACGGTGGGCCACTCGACTCGGACTATTGAGGAATTTGTGGAGCTTCTCAAAGCGGGAGGCGTAGAAATCGTCGTCGATGTTCGTAGAGTTCCAAGATCGCGCACAAATCCTCAATACAACAAAGACGTTCTTCCCAAGAACTTGGCACCTTATAAAATCGACTACCATCAAATTGCGGAATTAGGTGGTCTGCGCAGCAAACCTAAAAGCGTCCCTACCGATCTAAACGGTTTTTGGGAAAACCGAAGCTTTCACAACTATGCGGACTATGCTCTTTCAAAGGAATTTCTTCTTGGAATGGAAACCCTGATTAAATTGGGCCGAAAAAAACGTTGTGCTATTATGTGCTCCGAGGCCGTATGGTGGCGATGTCACCGCCGAATTATAGCCGACTATCTTTTAGCACACGGGGAAAACGTATTTCATCTCATGGGGCCGAACCGTGTAGAGGTTGCGCGACTGACAGAGGGAGCTTACATCCAATCGCCTCAAGAGGTGATTTATCCAGCGGTTACCTCACATTACATCTCTACTTCAACTCCTAAAGCCTGA
- a CDS encoding DUF2945 domain-containing protein yields the protein MSKFKVGDHVTWNSEAGRVSGKIIDVHSKDFKYKGYKHHATKEDPQYEIKSDKTDHIAAHKGRALRKARDKRKH from the coding sequence ATGTCTAAATTCAAAGTGGGTGACCATGTCACATGGAATTCCGAAGCGGGCCGTGTCAGCGGTAAAATCATTGACGTCCATTCAAAAGATTTTAAATACAAAGGTTATAAACACCACGCCACCAAAGAAGACCCGCAATACGAAATCAAAAGCGACAAGACAGATCACATTGCCGCTCACAAAGGCCGCGCTTTACGAAAGGCCCGTGACAAGCGAAAGCACTGA
- a CDS encoding tetratricopeptide repeat protein — protein MENDWALKFKSLTENGHYSDAKELLSSVAPQTIAEKRTLGHFQSQIYFYEGDYKKALECARKTKTDFGPNIRLTGDITVYLYYLDSGPQYLKALEHFKNEYFAVLPKLSDESRFWATSNLAKLLEEQGDLALSIQLYSDLLKTDWSSERELSTKAHLLRCYATLGGHEKVASLYSEIFYSKAEKTSRFSKFEQEHALLLADLYLLGHKGAEIRLKQILLNPDFDQQEKSLSYYDFLDVLLMINSSASKEIHIPSELVPPPQFFFEKEISIIYENTLQDKPLPLPDLYHLKASRSPLDVLRILSHGSRSSDKDVAAFCRMQFTLLLESIPSASQKFWQRRLPRAQEGHLFLNILEKTLHFKSRSLDLKRSPKQVHMLEIFCSRSSWTSEELCNKLYGFSDGSSTFDRLRMLVRSLNENVRSLTGDSLLNLDEKGVHLRSEFILKNTPA, from the coding sequence ATGGAAAATGATTGGGCTCTGAAATTCAAATCTCTTACAGAGAACGGGCATTACTCTGACGCCAAGGAGCTGCTTTCCTCTGTTGCGCCTCAAACAATCGCAGAGAAAAGAACTTTAGGACACTTTCAATCTCAGATTTATTTTTACGAAGGAGATTACAAAAAGGCTTTAGAATGTGCGCGTAAAACGAAAACCGATTTTGGGCCTAATATTCGTTTAACAGGAGACATCACCGTCTACCTTTATTACTTGGATTCAGGGCCTCAGTATCTAAAAGCCTTAGAACACTTTAAGAACGAGTATTTTGCCGTACTACCAAAACTCTCTGATGAATCTCGCTTTTGGGCGACCAGCAATCTTGCTAAGCTACTTGAAGAACAAGGTGACCTTGCGCTTTCCATTCAGTTGTATTCGGATCTTTTAAAAACGGATTGGAGTTCCGAAAGAGAACTCAGCACGAAAGCCCACCTTTTGCGGTGCTACGCCACACTGGGTGGCCATGAAAAAGTGGCCAGTCTTTATAGCGAAATTTTTTATTCCAAGGCGGAAAAGACATCGCGATTTTCCAAGTTTGAGCAAGAGCATGCACTTCTTCTTGCAGATCTATATCTTCTTGGTCACAAAGGCGCAGAAATCCGCTTAAAGCAGATCTTATTGAACCCAGACTTTGACCAGCAGGAAAAGAGTCTTTCTTACTATGATTTCCTTGATGTTCTTTTGATGATCAATTCCTCTGCAAGCAAAGAGATTCATATCCCTTCTGAGCTCGTGCCACCGCCTCAATTCTTTTTTGAAAAAGAGATCTCTATTATTTACGAAAATACGCTTCAAGACAAACCTTTGCCCTTGCCGGACCTTTACCATCTCAAAGCTTCCCGCTCACCACTGGATGTTTTGCGCATTCTCAGTCATGGCTCTCGGTCTTCTGACAAGGACGTAGCTGCTTTTTGCAGAATGCAATTCACTCTGCTTCTCGAAAGTATTCCTTCGGCATCACAAAAGTTTTGGCAACGTCGCTTGCCTCGAGCCCAAGAAGGACATCTGTTCCTCAATATTTTGGAAAAGACTCTTCACTTCAAATCACGAAGCTTGGATCTGAAGCGCAGTCCGAAACAAGTTCACATGCTCGAGATCTTTTGCTCACGTTCTTCATGGACCTCGGAAGAGTTATGCAACAAGCTTTACGGCTTTTCAGACGGATCGAGCACCTTTGACCGGCTCCGAATGTTAGTCCGAAGTCTCAATGAGAATGTGCGCTCTTTAACTGGGGATTCATTGCTAAACCTTGACGAAAAGGGAGTCCACCTTCGCTCTGAGTTCATCTTAAAGAATACTCCTGCTTAA
- a CDS encoding recombinase family protein: MEKKKVILYARVSLIDLNLQNQLLPLRRQCELRDYQIVGEFADHGSGKIADRPQLRKALAAMKSLNADVLMVAALDRLGRSLSHIIKLVDNLRKDGKGIFIVRENLDLSGKNPQSELLLHIFSALAEFEASLISERTKVALAVAKLQGKTLGRPSKVNPEIEKQVLELFSKGTPIREISRRVTTVSRSTVQAIIKRNKRSCKIRET, from the coding sequence ATGGAAAAGAAAAAGGTAATTCTATACGCAAGAGTATCCTTAATAGATCTTAATCTTCAAAATCAACTGCTTCCTTTGCGTAGACAGTGTGAACTTCGGGACTATCAGATTGTGGGAGAGTTTGCGGATCATGGTTCCGGAAAGATCGCGGATAGACCACAGCTGAGAAAAGCCTTAGCTGCCATGAAATCTCTGAATGCCGACGTGTTAATGGTCGCAGCGCTGGATCGCTTAGGTAGATCTTTAAGTCACATCATTAAGTTGGTAGACAATTTGCGCAAGGACGGCAAAGGCATTTTCATCGTTCGCGAAAATTTGGATTTATCTGGAAAGAATCCCCAGAGTGAACTTCTTTTGCATATCTTTAGCGCTTTGGCGGAGTTTGAGGCATCACTAATTTCAGAGAGGACCAAGGTCGCTCTTGCCGTCGCAAAGTTGCAAGGCAAGACGTTGGGAAGACCGTCAAAAGTAAATCCTGAAATTGAGAAACAAGTCCTGGAGCTATTTAGCAAAGGCACACCAATTCGTGAAATTTCAAGACGCGTAACTACGGTCAGCAGGTCTACTGTACAAGCCATCATTAAGCGAAATAAGCGATCCTGCAAGATAAGAGAAACGTAA
- a CDS encoding helix-turn-helix domain-containing protein: MKRKRISTGNIFAANLKKVLKERGLSARAGAEIAGVPSSTFNMWTSGSVPENHEAVYRFAKGVGVSFQWLLIGKEEPPPTISITDLYDVSAEPDLSGIFLIEAKRLKPKAKK; the protein is encoded by the coding sequence ATGAAAAGAAAGAGAATCAGCACAGGAAATATCTTTGCCGCAAACCTAAAGAAGGTTCTGAAAGAACGTGGATTATCTGCCCGTGCTGGAGCTGAGATAGCAGGGGTTCCGAGTAGCACGTTCAACATGTGGACTTCCGGGAGTGTTCCTGAAAATCACGAAGCTGTTTACCGTTTTGCCAAGGGTGTAGGTGTAAGCTTTCAGTGGTTGTTAATAGGAAAGGAAGAGCCCCCACCCACGATTAGCATTACTGACTTGTACGATGTAAGTGCAGAACCGGATCTTTCGGGAATTTTTCTGATCGAAGCGAAGAGGTTAAAACCGAAAGCAAAAAAGTAA
- a CDS encoding ADP-ribosylglycohydrolase family protein yields MSGANEVSKERALGMLLGLHCGDSLGSTKEHQERDCNFAHKEIIGGGSSIPWRIGQPTDDTELALIILKSLQSPTFLDLATARGLMIDWYLSDPFDIGDTVRAAIKRMLDGDEFGGLSSSDSQGNGSLIRVAPLALMRTTHKELIETCFKQNLLTHGDEITKQVDVALVETLNLAMSKDCSHQELLRTLMISLHRGGINTKKIYEDAIGSWKDLPNTGWVIHTITVLAWCIVNCKTFEEALIKAVNLGGDADSNGAVVGAVFGARYGLRSIPYRWLGPLELKDVITLEINRLFES; encoded by the coding sequence ATGTCCGGCGCTAACGAAGTAAGTAAGGAAAGAGCTTTAGGAATGCTCCTAGGTCTCCATTGCGGTGATAGTCTTGGTTCAACAAAGGAACATCAGGAGCGAGATTGTAATTTTGCCCACAAAGAAATCATTGGTGGCGGAAGCTCCATTCCATGGAGAATAGGTCAGCCTACCGATGATACCGAACTAGCACTTATCATTTTAAAAAGCCTCCAAAGTCCAACCTTCCTAGACCTAGCAACAGCCCGAGGTTTAATGATTGATTGGTATCTTAGTGATCCATTTGATATTGGAGACACTGTTCGCGCTGCGATTAAGCGAATGTTAGATGGGGATGAGTTTGGTGGTTTAAGTTCCTCGGATTCTCAAGGAAATGGATCACTTATTAGAGTAGCACCCCTTGCATTGATGAGAACTACGCATAAGGAACTTATTGAAACTTGTTTTAAACAAAATCTTCTAACTCACGGAGATGAGATTACTAAACAGGTTGATGTCGCACTTGTAGAAACCCTGAACCTCGCGATGTCCAAAGACTGTTCACATCAAGAACTCCTACGAACACTCATGATTTCACTCCATCGTGGCGGAATAAACACCAAGAAAATTTACGAAGATGCAATAGGGAGCTGGAAGGATCTGCCTAATACTGGTTGGGTAATTCACACAATTACTGTGCTCGCTTGGTGTATCGTAAACTGTAAAACCTTTGAGGAAGCATTAATAAAAGCAGTAAATCTGGGTGGAGATGCGGATAGCAATGGTGCAGTAGTTGGCGCCGTATTTGGAGCACGCTATGGTCTTCGGTCAATACCTTACCGCTGGCTAGGACCATTGGAACTGAAAGATGTTATCACACTTGAAATTAATAGACTGTTTGAGAGCTAG
- a CDS encoding NAD-dependent deacylase, translated as MSKNIVILTGSGVSAESGIRTFRDQNGLWEDYKIEDVASPKGFAKDPELVHRFYNLRRRQLKDPSVQPNAAHIALARLEREWPGPFQIITQNVDDLHERAGSKKVLHMHGQLDRVICKSCNERMYWINDLSSKDACKFCGRCGFLRPDVIWFGETPYFLELIQQLVRDADAFVSVGTSGIVYPAAGLVKLAHDAFKIEVNTQKTNVSKSFDKRYVGPATQEVPNMVEYLLRNLGARC; from the coding sequence GTGTCCAAGAACATCGTAATACTTACTGGCTCAGGAGTTTCGGCAGAGTCCGGGATACGGACTTTTAGGGATCAAAACGGACTTTGGGAAGACTACAAAATTGAAGACGTGGCGTCTCCTAAAGGTTTCGCGAAAGATCCAGAGCTTGTTCATAGATTTTATAACTTACGCAGACGGCAGCTTAAAGATCCAAGCGTGCAACCCAACGCTGCCCACATTGCTTTGGCAAGGTTAGAAAGAGAATGGCCAGGACCATTTCAGATTATCACACAGAACGTAGATGATTTACACGAGCGTGCGGGGTCAAAAAAAGTCCTTCACATGCATGGTCAGCTTGATCGCGTTATTTGCAAATCCTGCAATGAAAGAATGTACTGGATAAACGATCTTAGCTCAAAGGACGCGTGTAAATTTTGTGGACGTTGTGGATTTCTGAGACCAGATGTAATTTGGTTTGGTGAAACTCCGTACTTTCTCGAATTGATTCAACAGCTCGTGAGAGATGCAGATGCCTTTGTCTCAGTTGGCACGAGTGGAATTGTATACCCAGCAGCGGGATTGGTGAAATTGGCACACGATGCCTTCAAGATTGAAGTTAACACCCAGAAGACGAATGTATCAAAGTCCTTTGACAAACGTTACGTCGGACCAGCTACTCAGGAGGTCCCCAACATGGTGGAGTACCTTTTAAGAAATTTGGGCGCAAGATGCTGA